The following proteins are co-located in the Palaemon carinicauda isolate YSFRI2023 chromosome 3, ASM3689809v2, whole genome shotgun sequence genome:
- the LOC137637420 gene encoding LOW QUALITY PROTEIN: platelet glycoprotein V-like (The sequence of the model RefSeq protein was modified relative to this genomic sequence to represent the inferred CDS: deleted 1 base in 1 codon): MNVNVFLSSFQMLILLMVLWTLLEGVLTCPRECRCSLDERGRQSVRCEEGGMSDPLPVMDMGEETEVLVISAPHYNPNTLTLGPIFKGLRQLEEIHITRSKIPALGAHSFWGLHKLHVLNLTRNHISALMDTNFRGADALRHLDLSLNRIQSAPSAVFRHVRHIRTLSLANNMVPELMPRVFFGLARLERLDLSFNPLRDLQPERFTDVPDLKQLYCSGCGLMLISSSLLQTLPELRELDLSKNRLTQVPPGIASNFLPHLIHLRLGGNHISFIERGAISGSPITHLHLSHNRISRLEVGSFFNSSLKHLDLAYNRLAHLENNALDDVLDDLHEINLSGNSLHVDQLLSILPKARQISHLGLGDMGLTRLPPELLRHSRHLRHLNISANYLTSLSTDVLHNAPHLYSLDLSMNAIWGLDSMLVAAINAASELRTLRLEGNPWQCDTCHILPLLRWLQDTPDQESGCSEPRVWTCLKCVGPKGVSGLELALLPHGDLPECPYTTPPAAAIWTTWVEPSLNAITEEPQLPRGQLTRSEDADIGWTLERMVKEELHLVIVAACALVLLLLALIIAGIVLYSGHSAFYYTYENDPEKKEKLMKFKDSKTNNSPASKTPLKKKTDATITTIDELTDIAGSQGVIEDDQKLNNIPNQNSVLNSTNSVNHSPYPNHISALNTPPDVSRVSPSNNGFHPLNHIPSGNSNQDQCVPQENQTDSAAL; the protein is encoded by the exons ATGaatgttaatgtttttctttcttctttccagATGCTGATCCTACTCATGGTCTTATGGACGTTGTTAGAAGGTGTGCTGACATGTCCCAGAGAATGCAGGTGCTCCCTCGATGAGCGCGGTCGTCAGAGTGTAAGATGTGAGGAAGGTGGAATGAGCGACCCGCTCCCTGTAATGGACATGGGCGAAGAAACTGAAGTACTAGTGATATCGGCTCCCCATTACAATCCGAACACTCTTACCCTAGGGCCAATCTTCAAAGGCCTTAGACAACTCGAAGAAATTCATATAACACGTTCCAAGATTCCTGCATTGGGGGCTCACTCGTTTTGGGGCCTTCATAAGTTACATGTTCTCAACCTTACTCGAAATCATATCTCCGCTTTGATGGATACAAACTTCAGAGGAGCTGATGCATTACGTCATCTGGACTTGAGCCTAAATCGCATTCAGTCTGCACCTTCTGCAGTCTTCCGGCATGTGCGGCACATAAGGACTCTCTCGCTTGCTAACAACATGGTTCCAGAATTAATGCCAAGAGTCTTCTTTGGCTTGGCCAGGCTAGAAAGACTTGATCTTAGTTTCAACCCCCTTAGAGATTTACAGCCAGAAAGATTTACAGACGTCCCCGATTTGAAGCAACTCTACTGTTCAGGTTGTGGTCTAATGTTAATCAGTAGCAGCCTTCTCCAGACTTTACCAGAACTGCGTGAGCTTGATCTCAGCAAGAATCGTTTAACGCAGGTACCACCCGGAATAGCCTCAAATTTCCTACCACATCTGATTCACCTGAGATTAGGTGGAAATCATATATCTTTTATTGAAAGAGGAGCCATTTCTGGGTCACCCATCACACACCTCCACCTTTCCCATAATAGAATCAGTCGTCTAGAAGTTGGATCTTTCTTCAACAGTTCACTGAAGCATCTGGACTTAGCGTATAACAGATTAGCCCATTTAGAAAACAACGCTCTAGATGACGTTCTTGATGATTTACATGAAATTAATCTATCAGGTAACTCTTTACATGTTGACCAGTTATTATCTATCTTGCCCAAGGCTCGCCAAATTAGCCACCTGGGTCTTGGGGACATGGGGTTGACAAGGCTTCCTCCTGAACTACTGCGACATTCCCGTCATCTGCGCCATTTGAATATATCAGCTAATTATCTAACTTCACTGTCCACAGATGTATTGCACAATGCTCCACATCTTTATTCTCTCGACCTATCCATGAACGCAATTTGGGGATTAGATAGCATGCTGGTGGCCGCTATTAACGCAGCTAGTGAACTTAGAACTCTCCGTTTGGAAGGAAACCCATGGCAATGTGATACATGCCATATTCTACCTCTGTTGAGATGGCTCCAAGATACTCCAGACCAAGAATCTGGCTGTAGTGAACCTAGGGTCTGGACATGCCTAAAGTGTGTGGGGCCTAAAGGAGTATCTGGTCTTGAACTAGCCCTCCTTCCTCATGGGGACTTACCTGAATGTCCCTATACCACTCCTCCGGCAGCTGCAATTTGGACAACTTGGGTTGAGCCCTCTTTGAATGCTATAACAGAAGAACCCCAGTTGCCGCGAGGACAATTGACTCGCTCTGAAGATGCAGACATAGGTTGGACACTTGAAAGAATGGTTAAAGAAGAATTGCATTTGGTAATTGTTGCTGCATGTGCCCTTGTTCTCTTGTTGTTAGCTCTAATTATTGCTGGTATTGTCCTATATAGTGGACATTCTGCCTTTTATTACACGTACGAAAATGATCCCGAGAAAAAGGAAAAGCTCATGAAATTCAAAGATAGCAAAACCAACAACAGTCCTGCATCGAAGActcccctgaaaaaaaaaaca gatgcaaCAATTACAACAATAGACGAGTTAACAGACATTGCAGGGTCTCAAGGAGTGATCGAGGATGACCAGAAACTTAATAACATTCCTAATCAAAACAGCGTTTTGAACAGTACAAATTCGGTCAACCACTCCCCATACCCAAATCACATTAGTGCCCTTAACACCCCGCCAGACGTCAGCCGCGTCTCCCCAAGCAACAATGGCTTTCACCCACTAAACCATATCCCATCAGGTAACTCAAACCAAGACCAGTGCGTCCCACAGGAAAACCAGACGGACAGTGCAGCTCTTTAG